The Bacteroidia bacterium genomic interval TATCGGCTAGGGATGTGCTATCTTCGAATTGAATTTGATCTATTTTGGCCTGTTGTATCAAAAGGCCTAAATATATTTTGAATATATCTGGATTAGTAAGAACCAAATTCGTGATCGAATCCTGTACCCAATATCCGTGTTTCTTGATTAACTCAGTCTTAGGTTCCCTTATTGATTCAGAGATTAATCTGACTGTAGCTAATCCTCCAGCGACATCTTTCGGGAATGGTTTTAAATATTCTTTGGTCAGACTTTGAATGATTTCTCCCGGATGTTGTTCATTTTTGATTCCAATGGCTATATCCGCAGCAAAAATAACAGCAGCCTTATGACTTGTATCCGAAAAAAGCCGGGAATTATCTTTAATGATTAGCTCTTTAAAGTTCTCGGGTAATGAATTTAGATCGGATTGGAATTGTCCTTTAAGCATAGGAATATGTCGATGGAAGAAAAAAATATCATCTCCGATCATTTCCAGGCCTTTGTGTGTGGCGGGTAAAAGGCTCCTGAATTCTGGATTATTTTTACTTGATATCGCCCGTTTAAAATTATCGAAATATCGAATGGCTAATTCTTCCTTGCTTCGATTAATGAGGAAAGTAACCAGGCTGTCAATCAATTGAGTTGTATTCAGGCCTCCTACACTTCCTTCAGAAATAGAAAGAAAATTATTTTGAATTTCCCCTATCCTTACGCATGCCTCCTTTGGGAAATTAATTCCTTTCAGCATTGAATTTTTACTCAATTCAGTGGAATCCTTTATTTTATACTTCGTTAAAAATGCTTTGACTTTGCAAGGCATATCTTTTTGGACGTGGAGCGCAATAGCATCATAGACGATAGATGAATTTTGTTCGACTTCACTAGAAGCAGCTTCAGGAGTACTTTCTGCGACAATTTGAATACTGAGTACATTTTTTGTTGGCTTACAAGTGATTTTTATCTCGAGTCCAAACTTACGAGCCTCTATAAAAGACCCACTTAAAACAATCGTATCCCCTGCCTCATATATTTTCGATTCACCCTTAGAAAAAGAAAACTCTTTTTTTGCACTAAATCCGATTAAGCTTATAATATCTCCTTTCTCTGCTTTAAGAGGTGTCTTGGGGGATGTATTTACATTCCATTCATGAACCTTTTGTGCAAAAGAAGTAGTAGGTCCCAATAGGGAAAAAAGGAATAATAGGCTAACTGTTAGATATCTTTTCATAACTATGAATTGTTTTCTTCAATAATTGCGAGATTTAAATCCCTGAGTATTCTATGCATGGGTAAGACAAAACTGATACTGCTGCCATCCGCTTCATTCAGGCACCCTACAATTATTCCCAGCGTTTTTTCCAGCTTGTCTGGACCTACGAAACAATTGACCAGAGAGCCAGAATCTCCTGACTGTGTCAGGGGCCCATCATCGGAACCCAAGCTTATTAAATTGTACAGGGTATAAGCTTTTTTTGAATATTTGTGGCTAAATGGATAATCAACATCAATATTTTGAATATAAGCGTCTTTGAAGTAGTCTTTACGCTTATAAATCCTTACAGGAGTTTGGTTTAATTGATCGTTGATATCGGGCACATGTACTTCTTGTATGGTCCTGAATAAATGCTCGGTCTTTTTAGTAATTTCTATGATACCTGCATCCATAGTATTTGACCAAATCACTTTCTTTATCTTACCTAAACTATGATCCTGTTCTCCATTAAAAACCAGCGAGGCTCCGGTTTTACTCAAAACATGCCCACAAGAGAGGATGCATTTATTCGGTGAGTCAAGATTCAACAATTTGCCTGCTATTGTTCCTGTGATTGTCCTTCCTAATTGTGTTTGTTGAACTTCGTCGATATGGTTGCGCCCTTGAAATTCTGCATATTCCCGTTCCTTTTTAATCACTTCAACTTTTTGATTGGATTTTTTCCTTTTAAATTCATCTGGAATTTCCTTCAATTCGAAGCCTTTGAAATGGGAGACTTCGATTACGTACTTTATGGCTTTGTTCTCCTTTTTTATAAGAACTTTGTTTACGGCTATTACTCCCTCCAATGCCAGCCATTTATCGCGGTTTTTCGCCAGAACCAAATCAACCGGATTTAGGCTTAAGACTCTTTTGCCTTGATTTTTATTTTTTACCGTCTTTGCTTCTGCTATCCTTTCTGTAGCTTTTTTCTCCTTTTCCTCTGGTTTTTTCCCCGCTCCTCTTAATGCAACAAGTTTTGTCAGTAAATCGAACCAAAAGGGAGCCCCAAGACAAAGAGCAAGAGCTGTGATGACAAAGCCCCAAAAGGGCGTTTTGGCAGGATTGAGTTGAGCTAGGATGTGCCGTAGTTTTCCCCCAAACCCAGTGGAGCTTTCCCCTTTCAGTTCAAACTTTTCTGACGAAATCTTTTGAAGCGCATCTATCCTGACGTAAGAACTATTTGCAAGCGTATTGATGCGTATCATAGCTCTTTGGTGATCCTGATTTACGCTTCTTTTAAGCGCTAGCAATTCCTGAATCTCTTCTATCTCTAAGCCTTCCAGATGCAGTTCATTATCCAGGCTATCAGTAAGTTTTTGTGCTTTCATGGCCTTTTTGACCTGTGTATTTAGCTTTTCCCACAGTTCATCTTTTTGCTTAAAACTTGTGCTTTTAGTTTCCAGGGGGAATTCATGCCCCAATCCTAACAGAATATCTGTGTTTTCTACTTCCTTGCTTATTTCATTTATGGCTCTGTATAATTGATCTTCTACATATTGACTATCCAAACGACTGATCATCTCGCTCATTTTGGAATCCTTATCTGCCGCTGCAGTTGCAAGTTCAACTATTTGTTCGCGGGCAGTATGGTCCTTGGAAAGTACTTTGACAATTTTAAAACTATCTACATTCAGGATGGCGGCAATTAATATACCCACCCAAAAAATGAGCATTCTCATTTTTCGCTTATACCAACCATTTACCCGATCCATCATTTCTTCATACCATAGCTCAAGCTTTTGGATAAATAGACCCATATCGTCATCTGCATCCTCCAGCAAGGAACAAACTTGCTGACAAGTATTAGGATCAAAATGAAGCGCATTATTTTGAACACTAAATTTTATCTTTCCCCAGTCGTGTATGCCTCTACCTTTTTCACGCAGCATATGGATCAAGGTAGCGCTGAAGGTTTGGGAGGATATATAACTGGGTTTACTTTTCTTGAACAGAAAAATATGGTTAAAGAAATTTACTTTGGTCCCCTGGGAGAGGTAGCGGATTGATGCCTGATTATAAAATTCTCGTGCCTTGCTTTCATGAAATCCCTTAGGGGACAATAGGAAGAAATGTCGAAGTTTGCGCACAAATCCCTCTGGTATGTTTGAAGTTTCCTGATCTTTAAGATCGGTCAACATATTCGTAATGCCCTGTTTTAATATTCTGGCACGAAATCCCATCCAGGTGGAAAGCATTTCTACAATTAAGGACATGAAAATGCTGTAGATGAGGTAGATGAATACCAGACCTAAGGCTAATTCTAGAATGTTTGTGTTCATCTTGAGGATATGCTTTTTGAAAGTCCGGGGTCCCTAAACCCCGGATCGTTGACTGTATCAGTATAAGAAATAAGGAGTACTGGACAGTTCTTTACCATATTTCCAGGTGTATTCGATTTCTTATTTCCTGGACTCAAGATTCCAATTATTTATCTTTTAAACTGAGGGATTTGGTGGAGGGGATTTTTCGAGCCGTGAAGGACTGATATGAGGCAAGGAAACTAGAGAATAGGTATCCGTAGTTCCACCTGAGTTCCCCTGGCTTCATTTTCCTGAGTATATAAATCAATGATTTTCAGGCTGGAGGCTTTGCCTGTTTTTTCTGTAAGTAAGTCTAATCGTTTTTGAGTGATTTCCAGGGCTTTGGAGGTATGATTTTTATTCTTTCCCGCAGACATTTTCCTACCTACTCCATTATCACTTATTGTACAAACCAGGCTGTCTGATTCCTGATAAAACACGATCAAAATTTCGCCTTTTTCTTTTTTCAATGCCAAGCCATGAATTATAGCATTTTCGACAAAAGCCTGAAGGATCATGGTAGGAACGAGGGTTTCATCCCAATCCAATCCTTCTTCTATTTCAAATCGATAGGTAAATGCTCCTTCAAATCTAATAGCCTCTATAGCCATATATTCTTCCAGCAATTTCTTTTCCTCTCTTAAGCTGATATATTGATTTTTTGCCAGTTCGAGCACCTTCCTGCTTAGGGCACTAACTTTCATCAGGAGTTTATCAGCACTTTTTACATTTTTGTCCCATATATAGCTACGAATAGAGTTCAGGCTATTGAAGATAAAGTGTGGATTCATCTGGACCCGTAAAATAGTGGTTTCCAATTCTGCGAGTTTTTGCTGCTTACGGATATGGGCAATTCGATTTCTGTAAAGTGCATAGAGCCCCGCCAATGCAAAGACTAAGAGGATAAAATAATAGAGGCTTGTTTCGGTGAAATAAGGCCTGAGACGTAGGCCCATACGCAGGGGTTCATTTGACCATTTACCTTCTGAATTGCTGGCATATAGTTCTAAGGTGTAGTTTCCTGGATCAAGATCAAAATATCGCACAAAAGGATCATCGCCTTGGTTTAATATCTGCTTGGATTCATCTCTGAGTACATAATAAAATTGACAAGCCTTCGGATTTCCATACTCCATCGCTGAGAAATAAAGGTTTATGCTGCGTTTATCTGGGGGAAGAACCAATCGTTTAATTTCTCTTCCTTCATATTGAGTGCTCTCATAAAACAGCCCTTCCCTTACCAGATCTCCATTGATTTCAATTTTGGTGATGGTAGGCCGGGCTAAAACAGAGTGTTCATTGATTTCACGGGGATCAAAAAGACTATATCCATTGGTTCCTCCAAAAAGGAGTTTTTGATCTTTTGTTTTACTGTAAGCATAAAAGTTGAACTCTGTTTCCTGTAAACCATCACTTTTATCAAATATTCGGAAATGATTAAAAGGCTCCTCTTGAGTCTGATTTGGAAGTATGTTGGGATTGTAGATGAGAAGACCATTGTTCGTACTGATCCACATTCGGTTATTACTGTCAAACTGCATCCCATTGACTGTTAAAAATCTCTGGTTGAAAAAATCATCCTTTTTCAAATCGAACTCATTCCCCTGTTTTTCAATCCAATAGAGCCCTTGCGAACTGCCTAGCCAAATACGTTTTTTGTCAGGACTTTCGGCCATACAGTAAACGAGGGGACCAAATGGGAGAAATGCTTTGAGATGCAGGTTTTCGTTGTTTTTAGTATAGATTTCAATTCCTGATCGATATTTTGAGGTATAAAGATTCGCGTCCTGATCTTCATAAATCACGGTGAAATCACCAGATTTCCCCTTATCTAAGTCTGCTTTTTCTAATCTGTATGATTCCTCTTTTAATTCGAATATTCCATCTCCGAAAGATGAAACGAGAATCCTACCGGACTTAAGTTCTTTTATGTAGGTAGCTACAATTTTGTGTTGATTGTATGCATTGGATCTTGGTACAGCCTGGAAATTTTTTTGACTTGGCCTTAAAACAAAAAGGCCTAAATTGCTGCAAACCCACATTCTGGATTTACTATCCTGAAAGATATAATAGAGTTCTTTTTTATCCAGGATTTTATCATTTTGAAATTTCGTCCAGGCGGGTCTTACTATTTTTCCATGTTGATCAGTAATAATCAGGGAAGTGTTTGTAATGGACCAGATATTCCCCTCTGGTCCTTCGCTGAGAGACTTAACGTTTTTTTGTGAGTTGTCAAGGCTTTTTTGTAAGAAACTAGGGAATCGTTTTTTTTCTAAATTACAATAGAAAATTCCTTCAGAATTTGTTGCGATCCATAAAGTATTGTCTGGGTCCAGATACATTCTCCTAATAGAACTATTGAAAGGCATCACTAGACCATTCTGAATAGAATAGATGGTTTTGGTATATGCTTTAGATTTCAGGTTAAATAAAAAAAGGCCTTGTTGGGCAGTTCCTATCAGCAAATGATCTCTATCATAAGGTATAATGCCCCGAATAGCCTTGATAGTATCTGCTTGAAAATCAGTAAAGCATTCGAATTCATCTCTATCTTTAGTAGTAAGGACCAATCCCTGATCTGTGCCAACCCACAAGTTCCCATTATCTCGGTGATGAAATGCAAATGCATTGTGTGCGGGATGTTTTTTTATCAATTTTGCAGAATAATCTCCTCGAGGATTCATTTTGTATTCACGAATTTCCCATCCTCCTTTTCGGGGTAAGTATAAATGATATACTTCTAAATCCCGTGAGAATTTTATATGTATACCATCTAAATCGAAATTTGGTATTTGATCTATATATATATAAGCCGAATCTGGTTTTCGAGAGTTTATAGCAACTAAATCAAACCTGCTAATTGAACTGTCTGCTGGAATTAAAGCCCATAAAGAACTTCTCACTGGATCGAAATGCACAATATGCACATCGTTTATTTCCTTCCCTTTTCTATCTCTTACAGCAATTCTATTAAACTGTTTTGAATCATGAGAATAATAGTGAATCTTTTGGGAGGTGCTAAACCAAATATTTCCCTCATTATCTTCAAAAAAACCACTTTGCACTACAGGATCAAAAAGCTGTCTATTGTCTGTACTATCTGGTAAATACTGCATGACTTCCTTACCATCATATCGATTTAAGCCATTGATAGAACTTACCCAGAGAAAATGATGGGAATCTTTTCGGATGACATGTGTATAGGTATTGGAAGTTAATCCTTCTTGGGTCGAAAGCTGATGTAAATACAGGATTTCCGCTTGGCTGTATAAGTTCTGCCAGGGAAATAAAAACCAACTCCCAAAGCATATGCTTAAAAATAAACAGGGCAATCGCATGAAAAACTATTTTGTAGGAATTACAGATTGTCTACAAAATAGCATTCATTTGATAATAGGTATAAAAAAAATTAGCTTAGTCGCCCTTCTTCTACCTCATTTTGCCTCATACCCAAACCTTCTAAAAAAGGAATCGAAGGAGCATAGAAATATTCACCACCTTTTAGTTTAATGATTCCTTCAAAACTATAAGGAACTTCCTTTACCTCTTTTGTATTCCAGTCTAGAATCCATTTATATGGATACAATTCTCCTTCTTCAAAAGGACGGCCTATTATGGGATCATAGCCAGTTTTTTCTTGTTCAAAATCTGGATCATTAGACCACTTTATTTTCATCTCTTTAAACTGGGTGGAAACATTTGCTTGATATCCCATGAATAAAAGTCCTACCTTCTCCTCTCCTTTATGATTAATTTCTTTATAAGGTATCCCTCGGCGAGCTATCCGCATATTGAATTTTTTCCCCTCTTTATATTCGGTTCCATTTTGAGTTATCTGTGCTTTGCTACGTGGATTGGTTTTTCTAATATGAGAGAAATAAGGACAACGGGAATCCCCATCAAATCCATCTCTATCCTCGACAGGTTTATATTTATTGAAGTTCTTGATTTTTAAAATGGATTCAATATGTTGATTTTGATGATCCATAATTGGATGATCATATAATTCAAGAGGAGTTCCATCTCTGAATCTGCCGAAGATCTGAGCCTCAACGAATGCTTTCTTTTCCTCAAATCCTTTCTGATACTTCTTAAGTCCAAATATCTTGTAAGTAAGATCTTCTACCATCCATTCAAACCGGGCAACATCTTGCTCCAATTTTCTAAATACCATATAGCTGCCTAAATGATCATCTAAAACAATCTCTCGGCTCTTTTCTAGAAGTTCCTTTCCATTTTTTTCCCAAAAGGGAATTTTGCTGAGACCATCCCGAAATCCAAAAGGTTCCCGAGCGTCCCTCCTATTTCCATTGTGGTAAATCATCCTACCTCTTTCTGCAAATAAGAATTTGACAGAACATTTCCGGCCCCAATAATTTGTAATTTTCATAGCTTCTTCCTCCAATTTGCTAGAGTCATCACCCGCTAGCTGGATCAACATGTCAACCTTTTTTTCTCTTCTCCAGGCGTACTTTAACCAGGGGTTTTTACTTTTGGAGCCTGGAATATGGTCATTGACAGCAGTTTTATTGCCGCTACTTGACATCCCTTTCAGGAAGGTTTTATCATCTGGAAACTTGTCAATTAGACGATTATTCTTCGTTTTTTTGAATCCCAAACCTGATAAATATAGAAAGTAGACATTTGGCTTTGATTTTAAAAATTTATCAATATGCTCCAGGTCAAAAACCTTCTTTTTTCTTTCTTTTCCATAATCCAGTCTCTCACTTAAAATTTGTTTGGCTGAAGTTATTTTTTGTGAAAATTCGGATATTGTATTCTGGATATTGGATTTTTCATCTTTACTTAAATTATCACCAAAATGGAAAAAGAGGCAAATAACAAATTCTCTCTTATGAGATTCAAAGATATTTCCTTGTACCTGGTTTAGGATATCCAAAGTATCCAAGCCTTCCAAGTAAGGTTTTTCAATAGGTCTGACGTTTCGATTCAAACCTGATTCTTGAGCTTTTTCGTAGGCCATAATTAATTTATTCTTCGTCTCCTTCGTCTTCTTCAACTAATTCTAATTCAAATTTTGTTTCGGGTCTTTGGAAAGGAGTACATAGAGCAGCCAATAAAACAACTCTTCCGTCCTCTCCATCAAGAATATCAGTCGGATTTCCAGCATCATCATCATCTTCTACGGCAGCGAATATGTACGAAGGACCTTTAAACACATGTCCATGTCCATTGATATCCAATTCGCAGGCTTTGATCATACCACCAATAGTAGCAACTGTTTGAAAGTTATCTCCACTTGTGAAAACTTTCCCTTCCAATACTTCCTCGACATTTGGCTTATGAAAATACCTAGCCAAATGAGCTTTAATAGAATTCGTGTATTTAATCGTTCCGTGTTTTCCTTTTTTTACGATTTTAATTGTAGCCATAATAAAGACAGTATAGTTAATGGGTGAATTACATGTTTGCTTTACTAAGCCTTGGATAAGATGATCAATCTATCGTGAAAGGAATCTTAACCTAAGACATGGAGTTTGTGCTAATTAGAGCCTACGTATTTGAGAACAAAATTCTTCTGTTTTCATCTGTAATTTGACTTTGATCAACACTCAGTATTCTCGAGCTCTAGATAAAAATTATTGTTTTAATCAGATTATATAAAACAAGGAAATTGAGTCCTCTTGCAGGGAAAGATATCTTTCAAGCAGGGAGGCAAATCCGAAACTCCTAAATCTCCGCCATAGCTCTATAAAACTCATCTAAATAACTTCTGGCAAGATCAACCCTGCTACCATCTTTCAATATTACCTGCTGTTCACTTTTGTTGTACTTTTTGACAAATCGAAGATTGATCATGTTTGAACGATGAATCTTTAGAAATTCTGGATAGATTTCAAGCTTGTTTACATAATGCCCTAAATTCCGGGTTGATATTATTGCTTTGCTTTCTCCATTAATAAATATTAGGGTATAAGAATCATCCGCTTTAAAGTGCTTTATATGTTCTATTTCATAGTATAAATCCTCCGAAATTACAGATACTTTCAATTTGCTTGGGAGCTTTTTATTGATCATGACATCCCGAAATACCTGTATTTGTTCCTCGGTGATTCGTTTCTGCTTTCTTTTAAGTGCATGTTCAATTGTTTTTGACAGATCTTCGCTATTTATGGGTTTTAATAGGAAATCAAGGTCTCCAAATCGGATGGCAGTCAAAGCATATTTATTGTGAGCCGTGATAAAAACTACCTGAAAGTCTGTCTGCTTGATTTTAGATAAAAGCTCATAGCCCAAACCATCTGGCAGTTCAATGTCTAGAAATAAGAGCTCGGGCTTATATTTCACAAACAATTCGATTCCTTCCTGCAAATTGTATGCTGAGGCCACTATTTCAATCTCTGGATGCTCTTCTGCTAATAAGTGTTTGAGAATCTTATGACTCGAAGGATCATCATCTACGATCAAGGTCTTCATAGACTGTTCTGTTAAGGGGAATTTGATGTAAAATAAAAATACAAATGCATGCAATATTTAGCAAATAGGAATGTCGAAATAATTGGGTATGAATCATACATGTTTTATACAACAGGAGTATTTTTATGGACCTTTAGGTTTATTTTTTTGCCCCGCATTGAGAAATATCAGTGCGGGGCATTCCTTTTCTCATTCCTAATGGCCTTACTTCCGCTTTACTTCAAAGTAAAAAGGAAGAAATGCTAAATAAAAACATTGGAATCTGGCTCGATAGTGATAAGGCTTACATCTTTAGCTTTTATCAGGGAAAAGAAGAATTAGAGATCATCTATTCTCAAGTTGAACACTTTCAGGTGCAGGGGGGCTATGGCTCCGGTACGACTTATAAACCGCAGGAGGCTGTCTCTGAAAGCAAATACCTACACAGGAAGAAAGCTCAGCTCAAGGATTTTTATTCACGGATAAAAATGCGCCTGAAAGGAGCAGAAGCCATAGCCATTTATGGGCCAGCAGAAGCCAAACTCGGTTTGAAGAAAAGCATCATGAGTTGTCAGGAACTAAAAGATAAGATCGTAGCCTTCAAAAGCTCCGGAAATATGACCGACAACCAAAAGCGGGCGCTGATGCGAGACTTTTTTCAAAAAGAATACCTAAACCGCAAGCTTAGTAGCAATTCTCAATAAAGGAAATACGATCCTTTACCTCTATGGAATCAATTTTTAACTAAATATAATTATCAACATGAGCTTATTAGTCAATAAGAAGGGGGATGGGTTCATGAGGCCATTTGGATCTCTCATCTCAGACCTGTTCGACGATAATAGTTTTTGGGAAAAGAATTTCATTCGTGGAGTTTCTTTCCCAGCCGTAAATGTCAGGGAGACAAATGAGAATTTTGAAATTGAAATGGCCATACCCGGTTTGCGAAAAGAGGATATGGATATCAAAATTGAAAATGGGATGTTGACTATTTCCTCTGAGAAAAAATCAGAGCGGGAGGAAAAGGAGGAGAATTTCACCCGCAAAGAATTCAATTATTCCTCTTTTCTGAGATCATTTAGTCTACCGGAAAATGTGGATCAGGAAGATATCAACGCATCTTATGCAGAAGGAATTTTGACAGTGGTCCTGGCCAAGAAAGAGGATTCCCTTCAACCACCACCCAAATATATTTCTATCGATTAGCATCTCTCCAATGCTAAGTCCGACCGACAGGGCCAGCCATCCCATAAGCTGGCCCATTTTCTTTATCTTATTTATATGGAAAACATCAAACAACAACACGAAAATATTCATGGCAATCGTGGCCGTCTGGGGAAGATGCAGGAGTATTTAGGCGAATTTGTATATGGAGGCATAGATGGTGCAATCACTACCTTCGCGGTTGTGGCAGGTGCCGCTGGGGCGTCCTTTGATCATACAGTTATTATTATACTGGGACTGGCTAATCTGATCGCAGATGGCTTTTCTATGTCTGTGGGAGCTTATCTGGCCCAGAAATCAGAGAGTGATTCATACAATAAGCACCGTAAAATAGAGCTCTGGGAAATTGATAAGTGGCCGGAATTGGAAAAAGATGAGATAAGGGAAATCTATCGGGAGAAAGGATTTCAGGGGAAACTTTTAGAAGAAGTTGTGGAGGTGATAGCCAAAGATAAAGAAGTGTGGGCAGACGAAATGATGCAAGGAGAACATCAGATGTTGCCCGATGGGAAATCTGCTATTTGGGTAGGAGTAGCAACCTTCATTTCTTTTGCCATCATGGGTTTTATACCCCTGATGGTGTATGTACTGCCTTTTATGCAAACCGAAGAGCCTCTTTTGCTTGCGACTATACTCACCTTGACAGCTTTTGTTTTTATCGGATATTTGAAAAGTTATGTGACGCAGACCTCTGCAATCAGGGGAGTATTGGAAACCCTTTTGCTGGGAGCAATCGCTGCGAGTCTGGCATATTTTGCAGGGACGGTATTGGAGGGGATGATTGGGTGAAACTACTTTTTTCTGTAGAAATCCAAGGTATCTGGGTCTTCATTAAATACCATACGGAGTTCGTTCTTAGACAGGAAGATTGTTTCTACCTCAAGGTTCTCCTCCATATCTGTTGGATCGGTGAGAATCAAGTATTTGTTATCTGCCAGCTTTTCTATTGAGTACTCCAGCGTATTCGACTCATCCATTGAATACCACCTATATGTCTGCAGAGAATACAAGTATTTATCAACGCTTATCGTATAGGTGTCATTTCCCTCTACTGGGGGAATATTTATTCCTGAGTCTAAACTTTGGTGTACGAAATTTTCTTTTACGCAATGTTCCCAAACCCCAACAAGTGGATCGGGTTTGGAACAAGCAGATAAGGCAAAGAAAAGAATCAGAAAGGTTCTCATGGATAAAGGATATGCGATCATATGTGCTTATCCCAATGTAATGAATTTTCCTCAATTCACTTCCTTCTCCGGAGCCTTCAAAGCCGGCAAATCTTTACTTCTATAAAGCTCATTGAAGGCCTTTACATCCTTATCCATAATTTCCTCAAGTACTGCTTTATGTTTTGTCCAGGCAGCATCCAAATCTTCAAATCTTGTTCTATAAGATTCCGGTACGCTGGGATCATAGGTGTCCAGGCTACTTTTTATCAGGAAAAATTCAGCGTTCATACCTGCAGGCCAATTGAGGGCATCCTGAAAGCCGCTCTGTCTCAATTCAATTACCGTAGATTGCCAATCGCCGATCTTATTTCCTAATTTTTCCCCGGCTTCTTTCAAGTCTTCCGCACCTTCTGTAGTTCCTACTTGTTTTAGGATTGATTTGATTTTAGCATTCATCTCCATGGTCGAATTGATAGAATTATGGAGTTCATTGATGCGGCCTTCTATGTTTTCGATCAGGCTTTGCTGAGCATCCCAGGCTTGTTTGGAAACCCTAATGTCCGGAGGATCAAGAATCACAATATCAACAGTAGAAGATTCCTCTCCATAAGTCATACGTGCTTTGTAATTGCCGGGAGCAACTCTATGTCCCCGATAATCAGCTCCCAATACAAAGGTATTGGGAATTTTTTGAAGTCCATCTGTTCGGAAATCCCATACAAATCGATTGAGTCCGGGCTTCATAGGAAGCATAGCACTTTGTTGCAAAGGTAAATTCCCTCTTCCACCGGCCAGCATGATGGGTATTTCTTCCTGCGTTCCCTTGATCGAACGGATCACATCTCCTGCTTCATTGAGGATTTCCAGTTTGAGTTCTCTATCATCCAGTTTGTCGAGGTAGTAAACCAAAGGCACTCCTTCAGGAGGATTTTCCCCAACCGCATGCTCCGTAATCAAATAAAAGGGAGGAGCATTGAATATGCGATAGTGAGATTTGGGCTCATACAGTTTCATGGACATTCCTCCGAATTTCCCTTTACTCTGCTGAAAAACGGAAAGATCATCCAAGACCCAGAAAGAACGACCTGCTGTAGAAGCGGCTAAATCATTGTCTCGAATGATGAGGTCCGTAATCGGAACAACGGGCAAATTGAGTTGAAGCCTGTCAAAGTTTTTTCCTCCATCAACGGAAATATAGAAGCCTCTTTCTGCCCCTGCATACAGGATGCCGGGCACTCGGTTATCTTCTCTTATTACCCTGAAAAAATCATCTTTCTGAATGTCTCCTCCTATCTCCGTCCAGCTAGCTCCGTAGTCAGTAGATTTATAACTATAATTCCTGAAGTCATTGAATTTGTAGCGGGTTGAAGCGAAATAGACAGTTGCAGGGTCATGGGGAGAAACCTCCATCGAATGGATCATTGTCTCTGGTAATCCCTCGGGTGTGATATTGGTCCAGTTCTTCCCTCCATCTTTGGTGATATATACCAGGCCGC includes:
- a CDS encoding Hsp20/alpha crystallin family protein, producing the protein MSLLVNKKGDGFMRPFGSLISDLFDDNSFWEKNFIRGVSFPAVNVRETNENFEIEMAIPGLRKEDMDIKIENGMLTISSEKKSEREEKEENFTRKEFNYSSFLRSFSLPENVDQEDINASYAEGILTVVLAKKEDSLQPPPKYISID
- a CDS encoding two-component regulator propeller domain-containing protein; this encodes MRLPCLFLSICFGSWFLFPWQNLYSQAEILYLHQLSTQEGLTSNTYTHVIRKDSHHFLWVSSINGLNRYDGKEVMQYLPDSTDNRQLFDPVVQSGFFEDNEGNIWFSTSQKIHYYSHDSKQFNRIAVRDRKGKEINDVHIVHFDPVRSSLWALIPADSSISRFDLVAINSRKPDSAYIYIDQIPNFDLDGIHIKFSRDLEVYHLYLPRKGGWEIREYKMNPRGDYSAKLIKKHPAHNAFAFHHRDNGNLWVGTDQGLVLTTKDRDEFECFTDFQADTIKAIRGIIPYDRDHLLIGTAQQGLFLFNLKSKAYTKTIYSIQNGLVMPFNSSIRRMYLDPDNTLWIATNSEGIFYCNLEKKRFPSFLQKSLDNSQKNVKSLSEGPEGNIWSITNTSLIITDQHGKIVRPAWTKFQNDKILDKKELYYIFQDSKSRMWVCSNLGLFVLRPSQKNFQAVPRSNAYNQHKIVATYIKELKSGRILVSSFGDGIFELKEESYRLEKADLDKGKSGDFTVIYEDQDANLYTSKYRSGIEIYTKNNENLHLKAFLPFGPLVYCMAESPDKKRIWLGSSQGLYWIEKQGNEFDLKKDDFFNQRFLTVNGMQFDSNNRMWISTNNGLLIYNPNILPNQTQEEPFNHFRIFDKSDGLQETEFNFYAYSKTKDQKLLFGGTNGYSLFDPREINEHSVLARPTITKIEINGDLVREGLFYESTQYEGREIKRLVLPPDKRSINLYFSAMEYGNPKACQFYYVLRDESKQILNQGDDPFVRYFDLDPGNYTLELYASNSEGKWSNEPLRMGLRLRPYFTETSLYYFILLVFALAGLYALYRNRIAHIRKQQKLAELETTILRVQMNPHFIFNSLNSIRSYIWDKNVKSADKLLMKVSALSRKVLELAKNQYISLREEKKLLEEYMAIEAIRFEGAFTYRFEIEEGLDWDETLVPTMILQAFVENAIIHGLALKKEKGEILIVFYQESDSLVCTISDNGVGRKMSAGKNKNHTSKALEITQKRLDLLTEKTGKASSLKIIDLYTQENEARGTQVELRIPIL
- a CDS encoding Dyp-type peroxidase, whose amino-acid sequence is MAYEKAQESGLNRNVRPIEKPYLEGLDTLDILNQVQGNIFESHKREFVICLFFHFGDNLSKDEKSNIQNTISEFSQKITSAKQILSERLDYGKERKKKVFDLEHIDKFLKSKPNVYFLYLSGLGFKKTKNNRLIDKFPDDKTFLKGMSSSGNKTAVNDHIPGSKSKNPWLKYAWRREKKVDMLIQLAGDDSSKLEEEAMKITNYWGRKCSVKFLFAERGRMIYHNGNRRDAREPFGFRDGLSKIPFWEKNGKELLEKSREIVLDDHLGSYMVFRKLEQDVARFEWMVEDLTYKIFGLKKYQKGFEEKKAFVEAQIFGRFRDGTPLELYDHPIMDHQNQHIESILKIKNFNKYKPVEDRDGFDGDSRCPYFSHIRKTNPRSKAQITQNGTEYKEGKKFNMRIARRGIPYKEINHKGEEKVGLLFMGYQANVSTQFKEMKIKWSNDPDFEQEKTGYDPIIGRPFEEGELYPYKWILDWNTKEVKEVPYSFEGIIKLKGGEYFYAPSIPFLEGLGMRQNEVEEGRLS
- a CDS encoding LytTR family DNA-binding domain-containing protein; the encoded protein is MKTLIVDDDPSSHKILKHLLAEEHPEIEIVASAYNLQEGIELFVKYKPELLFLDIELPDGLGYELLSKIKQTDFQVVFITAHNKYALTAIRFGDLDFLLKPINSEDLSKTIEHALKRKQKRITEEQIQVFRDVMINKKLPSKLKVSVISEDLYYEIEHIKHFKADDSYTLIFINGESKAIISTRNLGHYVNKLEIYPEFLKIHRSNMINLRFVKKYNKSEQQVILKDGSRVDLARSYLDEFYRAMAEI